The following coding sequences are from one Triticum dicoccoides isolate Atlit2015 ecotype Zavitan chromosome 4A, WEW_v2.0, whole genome shotgun sequence window:
- the LOC119285050 gene encoding protein NRT1/ PTR FAMILY 8.3-like, protein MGSSLGGEEEERVLLARATPPENFDEYTGDGSVDFRGHPILKHNTGNWRACSLILGTEVCERLAYYGISKSLVTYLSTRLHEGNVSAARNFTTWQGTCYLTPLIGATLADSYWGKYRTIAVFSTIYFLGMSALTLSALVPYLQPPQCIGSFCPKPALHQYLIYFVGLYMIALGAGGIKPCVSSFGADQFDDTDSVERTKKGAFFNWFYFSINIGSLISGTVLIWVQEKYGYGIGFAIPTFFIALAIGSFFLGSEVYRFQIPGGSPLTRACQVVVAAIYKRNVDLPVDSSLLYECHGKRSAIEGSRKLEHSSEFSFLDKSAVILRSECGDIHNPWRLCTVTQIEELKILMRMFPIWATGIVFFTVCAQNSSMFIEQGMALNNQVGSFKIPPATLSSLDVISIVVWVPIYERFIVPIARRLTGKERGFSELQRMGIGLFVSTIAVAVAALVEIKRLESARSEGLVHQKVPVSMSILWQAPQYLLIGVGEVFTSIGQAEFFYNQSPDSMRSLCSAFALVTVSLGSYLSSFILTLVSYLTTRGEQMGWIPDNLNEGHLDRFFWLIAGLSSLNFLAFLYFAQQYKCKKASVL, encoded by the exons ATGGGTTCGTCGctggggggagaggaggaggaacgGGTCCTGCTAGCGCGCGCGACGCCGCCGGAG AACTTTGATGAATACACAGGCGATGGGTCAGTTGATTTCAGAGGCCACCCTATTTTAAAGCATAATACAGGCAACTGGAGAGCATGCTCATTGATTCTTG GAACTGAAGTGTGCGAACGCTTAGCCTACTATGGGATCTCCAAAAGTTTGGTCACTTATCTTTCAACTAGACTGCATGAAGGCAATGTGTCTGCAGCTAGAAACTTCACAACCTGGCAAGGAACTTGTTATCTCACACCACTTATTGGAGCAACCTTAGCAGATTCTTACTGGGGAAAGTATCGGACTATTGCTGTTTTCTCAACTATTTACTTTCTT GGGATGTCAGCATTGACGCTTTCAGCATTGGTTCCTTATCTCCAGCCCCCTCAATGTATTGGGTCTTTTTGTCCAAAACCAGCCTTACACCAGTATTTGATATACTTCGTTGGACTATACATGATTGCTTTAGGGGCTGGAGGTATCAAGCCATGTGTTTCGTCCTTCGGTGCAGACCAATTTGATGATACCGATTCAGTTGAGCGAACAAAGAAAGGCGCTTTCTTCAATTGGTTTTATTTCTCCATAAATATCGGTTCATTGATCTCTGGCACTGTTCTTATTTGGGTACAAGAAAAATATGGATATGGTATTGGATTTGCAATCCCTACCTTTTTCATTGCCCTAGCTATCGGAAGCTTTTTTCTAGGCTCAGAGGTATACAGATTTCAGATACCTGGAGGAAGCCCTCTTACAAGAGCATGCCAGGTAGTTGTTGCAGCCATTTACAAGCGAAATGTGGACTTGCCAGTTGATAGTTCTCTTCTCTATGAGTGTCATGGTAAGAGATCAGCTATCGAGGGGAGCCGCAAGCTGGAGCACAGCAGTGAATTCAG TTTCCTTGACAAATCTGCAGTCATTTTGCGGAGTGAATGCGGCGATATTCATAATCCTTGGAGGCTTTGCACTGTCACACAGATTGAAGAGCTCAAAATATTAATGAGGATGTTTCCAATCTGGGCAACGGGCATCGTGTTCTTCACTGTCTGCGCTCAGAATTCATCAATGTTCATAGAGCAAGGGATGGCACTCAACAACCAAGTGGGATCATTCAAGATCCCGCCAGCCACCCTGTCGTCCTTGGACGTAATCAGCATCGTCGTTTGGGTCCCTATTTATGAGAGATTCATCGTGCCGATAGCCAGGAGATTGACTGGTAAGGAGAGGGGCTTCTCGGAGCTCCAGCGCATGGGGATCGGTCTTTTTGTGTCCACCATCGCAGTGGCAGTCGCAGCATTGGTCGAGATCAAGCGCCTGGAGAGCGCAAGATCCGAGGGCCTGGTCCATCAGAAGGTGCCTGTTTCCATGAGCATTCTCTGGCAAGCGCCTCAGTACCTGCTGATCGGTGTCGGCGAGGTGTTCACGTCCATCGGTCAGGCTGAGTTCTTCTACAACCAGTCTCCAGACTCCATGAGAAGCCTGTGCTCGGCTTTTGCCCTTGTCACCGTGTCGCTCGGAAGCTATCTTAGCTCGTTCATACTGACCCTGGTGTCGTATCTTACGACGAGGGGGGAGCAGATGGGGTGGATTCCTGACAACCTGAACGAAGGCCACCTTGACCGCTTCTTCTGGCTCATTGCTGGCCTCAGCTCCCTGAATTTTCTTGCTTTCCTTTATTTTGCACAGCAGTACAAGTGCAAGAAAGCTTCTGTACTTTAA